The window GGGAGCAAAGTGTCCTTCTTCAATATATTTTTTTGCTTCTGCAACCGAAATTTCTGAAAGCCATTTTTGGTCGGGCTTGTTAAAGTTGATAGCGACTTTTTCTACAGCGGTCAAGATGATAAGACAGTCTGCATTTAAAAGCTGAGCCAGCTTTGCACTTGCAAAGTCCTTATCGATAACGGCCGGAACGCCGCAAAGAGCGTTTCCTTTTTTTACGACAGGAATACCGCCGCCTCCGCAGGTTATAACTATTTGCCCCGCATCGCAAAGAGCCCTGATACTTTCGATTTCTGCAATATCTATGGGTTTGGGAGAAGCCACGACCCGCCTGTAACCTCGGCCTGCATCTTCTACAACATTTTCACCCTTAGCGGTTAAAATATCGGCTTCTTCCTTGGTCATAAAACTGCCTATGGGCTTTGTAGGTTTTGAAAAGGCAGGATCCGAAGGATCTACGAGCACCTGAGTTATCAAGGTAGCAACGGGCTTATTGATACCGCGGTTTAAAAGCTCTTCCCTTAAAGCTGCTTCCAAATCGTTCCCTATATAGCCTTGACTCATAGCAACGGAAATGGCAAGTTCGGGTTCCGAAGTTTTAGGATCGATTTTATGATATTCGGACATTGCCAAATGAATCATTCCAACCTGAGGCCCGTTTCCGTGAGAAACGATTACCTGATGACCTTCTTCGGCTAAATCGGCAATGGCCTTTGCCGTAATTTTAACGGCCTTTCTTTGTTCTTCCAAATTATTTCCCAACGCATTGCCGCCTAAGGCAATAACAATCTTTTTCGGCATAGAATTCTCTCCTTAAATAGAATTATCTCCTTAATCCGCCGATTATATAGAATTTTTTTAATTGTTTCAAGCATGGTGAAAACTTCCTTGACAAGAGAGGCTTTCTATTCTATACTTCACCCATGGCAAAAGAAAATACAAATCCGCTTGCAAGGATTCCGCAAGTTGAAAAACTTTTAAATGAAGGTATATTAAAAAATACGGCGGCTCTTATCGGAAGGCCCTTTGTCGTAAAAAAGGCCTCGGAGTATTTGGAAGACATACGCAAAAAGGCAAGGGCCGGAGGAGATGTTCCTTTACTTAAGGCCTGTGCCGAAGAGATATGCAAACTATGCAGACCCATAATCCGCACAAAAATTACGCCCGTAATAAATGCAACGGGGATAATCCTCCATACAAACCTCGGCCGCTCTCCCCTGCCTGAAAATATTTGGGACAGGGCAAAGGAAACGGCTTCGGGCTATTCTTCTATCGAAATGGATTTGCGGGACGGAAACCGCGGAAAGAGGTTTGAGTTTTTAAATGACTGTATGAGTCTTTTGACCGGAGCCGAGGATGCCCTCATATTGAACAACAATGCGGCGGCTGTTTTTTTAATGTTAAAGGCCCTCGCAGGCGGAAAGGAAGTCATAGTTTCCCGCGGCCAGCAGGTTCAAATAGGCGGAGGTTTCCGTATCCCCGAAATTTTGGAGATGGCAGGCTGTAAACTCATCGAGGTCGGCACAACAAATATCACAAGCCTTAAGGACATTCAAAAAGCAATAAACGAAAACACGGCCATGGTGCTTTGGGTTCATACCTCAAACTATAAGATACGGGGCTTTACGGAGCAGCCTTCAATTTCAGAAATCAAGGCTATCCTTCCGCAAAACATAATCCTCGCAGTGGATCAGGGCTCGGGAAACCTATCCTTAAACGTTCCCGAAGAGCCCACGGTTTCTTCAATTATAAAGGAAGGAGCGGATTTGGTTTGCTTTTCGGGAGATAAGATTTTGGGAGGACCGCAGGCAGGCTGGATTGTAGGTAAAAAAAATCTCGTTCAAACCGTAGCTAAAAATCAGCTCATGCGAACCTACCGGGTAGGCAGGGCAGTAGCAAGCCTTATGCAAGAATGCCTCATCCTCTATTTAAACGGAGGAGAATCGGCAGCTCAAAGGGCGCTCCTTTTAGATCAAAAGAAAATAAAAAAGCGTGCCGAAAAAATAATTGCAAGTCTAAAAAGCGGAGCCGGAGAATTGGTGCAAAAAAACTTTTCCCTGGGAGGAGGCAGCACCCCGGACACGGGCTTCAGCTCTTGGGCCGTAAAACTAAATACAAAAAAGCCTTGCGAAAAACTAAAAACGAATTTACGCGAAATGCCGATTCCGATAATAGGCTTTATCGAAGAAGACTCTTTTTATATTCATCCTGCAAGTATCGAAGAAAAATATGATGAATATGTAATCGAGGCTTTAAACAAGTGTTTGTAAAAGATGGCGGAAATTACTACGCGTGAAAAACTGCATGAGGTTGCTCTCTCGGCTCCGAAAACGAGCGGGGTTTATCTTTGGAAGGATAAGGCCGGAACGGTTATCTATGTCGGGAAGGCTAAATCTTTAAAGAACCGGCTCAGCTCTTATTTTACATCGAACAGGGATATTAAAACCCGAATCCTGGTTTCCCGTGCCGAGTCAATCGAGTACATTCAAACCGAAAACGAGTATGAAGCCCTCCTCTTGGAAAATACTCTAATCAAAAAACATAAGCCGAGATACAATATAAATCTAAAAGACGGGAAAACCTATCCCGTCTTAAAATTAACCAATGAAGAATTTCCGAAAGTTTACCGCACTCGGAATATTAAAAATGACGGCTCAAAATATTTCGGGCCGTTTCCCAATGTTTCGGCCGTCGATATGTTTTTAACTCTTATAAAACATAATTATACCCTGCGTCAATGTAAGCAATTAAAAAAGCGGGAGACTCCCTGCCTTTATTTCCACATCGGAAGATGTAAGGCTCCATGCTGCGGCAAGATAAGTGCAGAAGAATACGGTAAGGATATAGAAGAAATTACCCTACTTTTAGAAGGCGAAATGGAAGATGTTTCCGGCACCTTAAAAGAAAAGATGAAAGAGGCGGCAGAAAAAAAAGAGTTTGAAAAGGCTGCCCGTCTCCGCGACGGAATACAGGCAGTCTATGCTCTTCGCGGACAAAACATAGTTCAAGACATGGACCCCGAAAGCCGCGATTATATTGCATGGGCATTTGAAGGAGCCATGGTCAGCATAGCCGTTTTAAAGATGAGAAACGGACGGCTTGTCGGCCGCGACCTTTACCGTTCGCACAGCTTAAAAGAAGAAGGAGAAATTCTATCCGAATTTATATCGGCTTATTACACTTCGGCAAACGAAGTTCCGCCTAAAATATTTATTCCGCAAGCTGCCGAAGGAAACGCCCTCATCGAAAAATGGCTTAACGAGGAGCTTCACGCAAAGACAAGAATAAGCATTATTCCATTAGAAAAAGAAAGTCTTGCAGCAGAAGAAAGATCAGCAGCAGACAGTCTTACAGAAATCGAAGAAGCGGCTTCCAAAACAATCGGCTACGCCGTTAAAGAGCCGGCACCTTTGAGTGCCCAAGAAGAAAAGCTGAATCTTTCTCCGGCTGAAATTAAACACCACAAGGCGGCATTGAAGATGGCTCGTTTTAATGCAAAAGAAGATGCTATGCGCCGCCTAAGAGAACAGGGAGATTTCGCCGCTGTTGAAGACTTGCAAAAAAGGCTTAACCTGCCCTGCCTTCCGCAGCGTATCGAAGGCTTCGACATTGCTCACCTCGGCGGCACATTTACGGTCGCTGCCCTGATTTCTTTTAAAGAAGGAAATCCGGACAAAAAGAATTACAGAATATTCAGGTTAAAAAATACTGACGGCGTAATCGATGACTATGCTTCGATGAGAGAAGTAATAGCCCGCCGCTATACCCGCCTTCTCAACGAGGGTGCAGACCTCCCCGATCTAATTCTTATAGACGGAGGCATTGGGCAGGTAAATGCTGCAAGCAAAATCGTAGACGCCCTCGATCTCGGCATTCCGGTTATCGGCCTTGCCGAAAAAAATGAAGAGGTTTATTTTCCGCACAATTCGAAACCTGTCATCTTGCCGCGAAGAAGCGATGCCCTCCGCCTTCTTCAAAGAATCCGAGATGAGGCACACCGCTTTTCAAACACAAGGAACAATAAACTCCGCAGGGCAAACAAACTTAAAACCGAATTTGAAAACCTTCCCCACATCGGAAAAAAGAGAGCCCATGTTTTGTTAAAAGCCTTCGGCAGCACGGAAAACCTAAAAACGCTAACAGCCCAAGCTCTTTCCGAAACCGCAAAGATTTCTTTAAAACAAGCAGAAGAAGTTTTGGATGCGGTGAAGACGACCAATAATAATAATTGAAGAATTACTTAAAAAATCTTTACGCAATAACCGTTTTCATTTCTTTTAAAGTATTACCATAATTTTCTTTAAACTTTGCAAGAAAGCCGTCAAGCAATTCAATGTTTGCAGGGCTTTTAATATTTGAAGGTTCAACCAAAAACTTTTCGATATTTTTTGCAGAGTCGCCCAAGATATTTGCACCGACCGTATAGGAACTGCCCTTTATCTTGTGAGCCGTTTTCCGTACATTTTCACGCAAAACATCATCACTTAAAATAGCTTCGGCACTTGCACCTAAGAGAACATTCAACCGATCTATTTCAGCCTCATCTTTTTCATAGGCTTCGATAAATGTTTCAAGTAAACTCATATAGATTTCCA of the Treponema denticola ATCC 35405 genome contains:
- the arcC gene encoding carbamate kinase gives rise to the protein MPKKIVIALGGNALGNNLEEQRKAVKITAKAIADLAEEGHQVIVSHGNGPQVGMIHLAMSEYHKIDPKTSEPELAISVAMSQGYIGNDLEAALREELLNRGINKPVATLITQVLVDPSDPAFSKPTKPIGSFMTKEEADILTAKGENVVEDAGRGYRRVVASPKPIDIAEIESIRALCDAGQIVITCGGGGIPVVKKGNALCGVPAVIDKDFASAKLAQLLNADCLIILTAVEKVAINFNKPDQKWLSEISVAEAKKYIEEGHFAPGSMLPKVQAAIQFAESNKKGYALITLLEKAKDAIDGKSGTIIR
- the uvrC gene encoding excinuclease ABC subunit UvrC translates to MAEITTREKLHEVALSAPKTSGVYLWKDKAGTVIYVGKAKSLKNRLSSYFTSNRDIKTRILVSRAESIEYIQTENEYEALLLENTLIKKHKPRYNINLKDGKTYPVLKLTNEEFPKVYRTRNIKNDGSKYFGPFPNVSAVDMFLTLIKHNYTLRQCKQLKKRETPCLYFHIGRCKAPCCGKISAEEYGKDIEEITLLLEGEMEDVSGTLKEKMKEAAEKKEFEKAARLRDGIQAVYALRGQNIVQDMDPESRDYIAWAFEGAMVSIAVLKMRNGRLVGRDLYRSHSLKEEGEILSEFISAYYTSANEVPPKIFIPQAAEGNALIEKWLNEELHAKTRISIIPLEKESLAAEERSAADSLTEIEEAASKTIGYAVKEPAPLSAQEEKLNLSPAEIKHHKAALKMARFNAKEDAMRRLREQGDFAAVEDLQKRLNLPCLPQRIEGFDIAHLGGTFTVAALISFKEGNPDKKNYRIFRLKNTDGVIDDYASMREVIARRYTRLLNEGADLPDLILIDGGIGQVNAASKIVDALDLGIPVIGLAEKNEEVYFPHNSKPVILPRRSDALRLLQRIRDEAHRFSNTRNNKLRRANKLKTEFENLPHIGKKRAHVLLKAFGSTENLKTLTAQALSETAKISLKQAEEVLDAVKTTNNNN
- a CDS encoding Hpt domain-containing protein, which translates into the protein MYLDKAAAMELVDGDMEIYMSLLETFIEAYEKDEAEIDRLNVLLGASAEAILSDDVLRENVRKTAHKIKGSSYTVGANILGDSAKNIEKFLVEPSNIKSPANIELLDGFLAKFKENYGNTLKEMKTVIA
- the selA gene encoding L-seryl-tRNA(Sec) selenium transferase, whose amino-acid sequence is MAKENTNPLARIPQVEKLLNEGILKNTAALIGRPFVVKKASEYLEDIRKKARAGGDVPLLKACAEEICKLCRPIIRTKITPVINATGIILHTNLGRSPLPENIWDRAKETASGYSSIEMDLRDGNRGKRFEFLNDCMSLLTGAEDALILNNNAAAVFLMLKALAGGKEVIVSRGQQVQIGGGFRIPEILEMAGCKLIEVGTTNITSLKDIQKAINENTAMVLWVHTSNYKIRGFTEQPSISEIKAILPQNIILAVDQGSGNLSLNVPEEPTVSSIIKEGADLVCFSGDKILGGPQAGWIVGKKNLVQTVAKNQLMRTYRVGRAVASLMQECLILYLNGGESAAQRALLLDQKKIKKRAEKIIASLKSGAGELVQKNFSLGGGSTPDTGFSSWAVKLNTKKPCEKLKTNLREMPIPIIGFIEEDSFYIHPASIEEKYDEYVIEALNKCL